From Vreelandella neptunia, the proteins below share one genomic window:
- a CDS encoding IS5 family transposase, which produces MDQITFSEAEYQNKKRKTRRELFLERMDKLIPWTQLEKKIARYYPKGESGRPPYPLSAMLRVHCMQLFYNLSDPAMEDALYEIESMRQFAGLKLDRLPDETTILKFRHFLEHHGLGKVLFQEVNNHLEKNGLMLREGSIVDATIISAPSSTKNKKGERDPEMHQTKKGSSWHFGMKMHIGVDDKLGLIHSIETTAANVHDIVPADKLLHGEEQRVFGDAGYLGIQKRDEHKHRNDISWYIAKRPGTRKKLDARRQKVENIKASIRAKVEHPFRYIKQVFGYGKARYRGLAKNTQRLHLLAAFSNLLISEKYLWE; this is translated from the coding sequence ATGGATCAAATCACCTTCTCCGAAGCCGAGTACCAGAACAAGAAGAGAAAGACTCGCCGCGAACTCTTTCTGGAGCGGATGGACAAGCTGATCCCCTGGACGCAGCTGGAGAAGAAGATAGCCCGTTATTACCCCAAGGGCGAGAGCGGGCGGCCTCCGTATCCATTGTCTGCCATGCTCCGCGTCCATTGCATGCAGTTGTTTTACAACCTGAGCGATCCGGCCATGGAAGACGCCCTCTACGAGATCGAGTCCATGCGCCAATTCGCCGGTTTGAAACTAGACCGATTGCCGGACGAAACCACGATTCTCAAGTTTCGCCATTTTCTGGAACACCACGGCCTTGGCAAGGTGCTGTTCCAGGAAGTGAACAACCACCTAGAGAAAAATGGCCTGATGCTGCGCGAAGGGAGCATTGTCGATGCCACTATCATCTCTGCGCCTAGTTCCACCAAAAACAAAAAAGGCGAGCGCGATCCGGAAATGCACCAGACTAAAAAAGGTAGCTCTTGGCACTTTGGCATGAAAATGCATATAGGTGTCGACGATAAGCTTGGGTTGATTCACAGCATCGAGACCACGGCTGCCAATGTCCATGACATTGTGCCTGCCGATAAGCTCCTTCACGGTGAAGAGCAACGCGTCTTCGGTGATGCCGGTTACCTGGGTATTCAAAAACGCGACGAGCACAAGCACCGCAACGATATCTCTTGGTATATTGCCAAACGGCCTGGCACCCGCAAGAAGCTAGATGCCAGGCGACAGAAAGTCGAAAACATCAAAGCCAGTATCCGTGCCAAGGTGGAGCACCCCTTTCGGTACATCAAACAAGTTTTTGGTTATGGCAAGGCTCGCTATCGTGGACTGGCCAAAAACACTCAGCGCCTGCACTTGCTGGCGGCGTTCAGCAACCTGCTGATCAGTGAGAAATACCTATGGGAATAA
- the bcsA gene encoding UDP-forming cellulose synthase catalytic subunit, with product MKGAFYKLWVGFFVLLYSVVFIIVIATPMSLANQWVFGGVTVLLLICMGQTTSRRVRLAMVLLTAITSTRYMYWRVTETLVTEGIAETIFSTGLLAAECYAWLVLIISFFQVVRPFERKIVPLPDDTSLWPTVDVYIPTYNESMEVVRDTVLAAQNLDYPSDKLNVYLLDDGKRAEFGAFASRAGVGYITRDDNKHAKAGNLNNALKKTKGELICIFDCDHVTTRVFLQATVGAFLDDKDLALIQTPHHFYSPDPFERNLVSGRDVPHEGNLFYGAVQKGNDYWNATFFCGSCAVIRRTALEQTEGFAVETVTEDAHTALKLQRKGWSTAYLGIPMAAGLATERLSLHIVQRARWARGMTQIMRMDNPLLGSGLTFAQRLCYLNAMLHFQFPLARFVFLTAPLAYLLFGLDIIEASPQAVAAYVAPHLFGVVYTNAKLVGRYRYTFWNEIYETVLTFHLLKPTLVTLFDPKRGKFDVTDKGGKLDHSFFDFNVLKPHLFVLALLLAGVIWGTIRLFWFNTDDEQLSVLLFNVIWASFSALFLLAAVAVGSEQKQVREYVRIDLKRPAVIHLEGEYTFSTSTQNLSMGGIQVETPTDLPADLNIDYIEMSFDNRPMLFPVDLIMRDKKYIRLQFRDLGKL from the coding sequence ATGAAAGGTGCTTTTTACAAACTCTGGGTTGGCTTTTTTGTTCTTCTTTATAGCGTTGTTTTTATTATCGTCATCGCCACACCTATGAGCCTAGCTAATCAATGGGTATTTGGTGGTGTCACCGTTTTGCTACTTATTTGCATGGGGCAAACGACTTCAAGGCGCGTGCGTTTGGCAATGGTACTGCTGACTGCCATTACCTCAACACGGTATATGTACTGGCGTGTCACTGAAACGCTTGTAACTGAAGGAATAGCGGAAACAATTTTTAGTACAGGTTTGTTAGCAGCAGAGTGTTATGCATGGCTGGTTTTAATTATCAGCTTCTTCCAAGTGGTAAGGCCTTTTGAAAGGAAGATTGTTCCATTGCCGGACGATACTTCTCTTTGGCCCACTGTTGACGTCTATATACCCACATACAACGAAAGTATGGAGGTGGTGAGAGACACCGTATTAGCGGCACAAAACCTTGATTACCCGAGTGACAAGCTAAATGTTTACCTGTTAGACGACGGCAAAAGGGCGGAATTCGGAGCATTTGCTTCACGAGCAGGTGTCGGCTATATAACACGCGATGACAATAAACATGCTAAAGCAGGCAATTTGAATAATGCGCTTAAGAAAACAAAGGGCGAATTAATTTGCATTTTTGACTGCGACCATGTCACCACCAGGGTGTTTTTACAAGCAACAGTAGGTGCTTTTTTAGATGATAAGGATTTAGCTCTTATCCAGACGCCTCACCATTTTTATTCTCCTGACCCTTTTGAGCGAAACTTGGTTAGTGGGCGTGATGTGCCTCATGAAGGCAACCTCTTTTATGGTGCAGTACAGAAAGGCAATGATTATTGGAACGCCACTTTCTTCTGTGGTTCCTGTGCGGTTATTCGCCGAACTGCGCTGGAGCAAACCGAGGGGTTTGCAGTAGAAACAGTCACCGAGGATGCTCATACTGCTTTAAAACTACAGCGTAAAGGTTGGTCTACGGCTTATTTAGGCATTCCGATGGCTGCGGGCTTGGCAACCGAACGGCTATCACTGCACATCGTACAGAGGGCGCGTTGGGCCAGAGGCATGACGCAAATAATGCGGATGGACAATCCCTTGCTCGGTAGTGGGCTTACCTTCGCTCAGCGTTTATGTTATCTGAACGCCATGCTCCATTTTCAGTTTCCTCTAGCACGCTTTGTTTTTTTGACTGCACCATTAGCTTACCTGCTATTTGGACTCGATATAATTGAAGCCTCGCCCCAAGCAGTAGCAGCTTATGTGGCTCCGCACTTGTTTGGTGTTGTGTATACCAATGCTAAGCTTGTAGGTCGTTACCGCTATACCTTTTGGAATGAAATTTATGAAACAGTGCTTACGTTTCATCTGCTTAAGCCTACTCTGGTAACGCTGTTTGACCCAAAACGAGGTAAATTTGACGTAACTGATAAGGGTGGCAAGCTTGACCATAGTTTCTTTGACTTTAATGTGCTCAAACCGCACCTCTTTGTTTTAGCTCTACTCCTGGCTGGCGTTATATGGGGTACCATTCGTCTGTTTTGGTTTAACACGGACGATGAGCAACTAAGTGTGCTGTTGTTTAACGTAATATGGGCCTCTTTCAGTGCTCTCTTTTTATTGGCCGCAGTTGCCGTAGGGAGCGAGCAAAAGCAAGTCAGGGAGTATGTTCGAATCGATCTGAAGCGACCTGCTGTGATCCATTTGGAGGGTGAATATACCTTTAGTACTTCAACTCAGAATCTCTCGATGGGAGGTATTCAAGTTGAAACACCTACCGACCTTCCTGCTGATCTCAATATTGATTATATAGAAATGTCTTTCGATAATCGGCCAATGCTTTTTCCGGTTGACTTGATAATGCGTGACAAAAAGTATATCCGCCTACAGTTCCGTGACTTAGGGAAGCTCTGA
- the bcsQ gene encoding cellulose biosynthesis protein BcsQ, with protein MTLICMTSPKGGVGKTTLTANLAYTFQRQGKHVTVIDFDSQDALKLHFGLSFDDTDGVVTEGPQYSSWDNLIVTTDSGIDLLPYGRTNRKERLNFEKYLADSRQLEEALRPYYQGEDRVLLVDLPPGHSVSLDAISRLQPIFVTVLMADSSSVAVLPTIENGDFFPVEVESDIYFVVNQLDLRQRLSVDVYDLLKSRLGPLLLGAIHRDAAVPEALAAQTSIFQHAYSSSVVSDLEQIVDNLARVTLNADARFSSPERSI; from the coding sequence ATGACACTGATTTGTATGACATCTCCGAAAGGCGGGGTCGGTAAAACGACGCTAACAGCCAATCTGGCCTATACATTTCAACGTCAGGGTAAGCATGTCACCGTCATCGATTTTGACAGTCAAGATGCACTCAAATTGCACTTTGGTCTGTCATTCGATGACACCGATGGCGTCGTTACTGAAGGGCCACAGTACTCCAGTTGGGATAACCTAATCGTAACAACTGATAGTGGTATTGACTTATTGCCCTATGGGCGAACCAACCGCAAAGAACGGCTTAATTTCGAGAAGTATTTGGCAGATTCCAGACAGTTAGAGGAAGCGCTACGTCCCTATTACCAAGGTGAAGATAGAGTACTACTGGTTGATTTGCCACCAGGCCACTCGGTATCACTTGACGCTATCTCAAGATTGCAGCCTATTTTTGTAACGGTATTAATGGCAGATAGTTCATCCGTTGCAGTATTACCGACCATCGAAAATGGTGATTTTTTCCCTGTTGAGGTAGAAAGCGATATTTACTTTGTGGTTAACCAGTTGGATCTGCGTCAACGTTTAAGTGTTGACGTCTATGATTTGCTGAAGAGCCGATTAGGGCCTCTCTTGTTAGGTGCTATTCATCGAGATGCCGCCGTACCTGAGGCGCTTGCAGCTCAAACCTCTATTTTCCAGCACGCGTATTCGTCGTCGGTTGTCAGCGATTTAGAGCAGATTGTGGACAACCTGGCAAGAGTAACGCTAAACGCGGATGCACGTTTTAGCAGCCCAGAAAGGAGCATTTAA
- a CDS encoding SelT/SelW/SelH family protein, whose translation MSRIQIRYCTQCQWLLRSGWYAQELLSTFGEGVSEVALAPSHGGTFEIWCDDVLLWERKRDGGFPDIKLLKQRVRDQLEPGRDLGHIDR comes from the coding sequence ATGTCACGTATTCAAATCCGTTATTGTACTCAATGCCAGTGGCTGCTGCGCAGTGGTTGGTATGCACAGGAATTGCTCTCAACTTTTGGCGAGGGGGTAAGCGAGGTAGCGTTAGCTCCTTCTCATGGCGGTACGTTCGAGATCTGGTGTGATGATGTGCTGTTGTGGGAGCGTAAGCGTGATGGTGGTTTTCCGGATATCAAGCTTCTCAAGCAGCGTGTGCGAGATCAACTGGAACCTGGGCGAGATTTAGGGCATATCGATAGGTGA